A part of Cannabis sativa cultivar Pink pepper isolate KNU-18-1 chromosome 6, ASM2916894v1, whole genome shotgun sequence genomic DNA contains:
- the LOC133038945 gene encoding histone H3.2-like, with product MARTKQTARKSTGGKAPRKQLATKAARKSAPATGGVKRPHRFRPGTVALREIRKYQKSTELLIRKLPFQRLVREIAQDFKTDLRFQSSAVSALQEAAEAYLVGVFEDTNLCAIHAKRVTIIVGNYLF from the coding sequence ATGGCTCGTACCAAGCAAACAGCAAGAAAATCCACCGGAGGAAAGGCTCCAAGGAAGCAACTGGCAACCAAGGCGGCAAGAAAGTCTGCTCCAGCCACCGGAGGAGTGAAAAGGCCACATCGATTCAGGCCAGGAACCGTTGCATTGAGAGAGATCAGAAAGTACCAGAAGAGTACTGAGCTTTTGATCCGAAAGCTTCCGTTCCAGAGATTGGTGAGAGAAATCGCTCAGGATTTCAAGACCGATCTTCGATTCCAATCCAGCGCTGTGTCTGCTCTTCAAGAGGCTGCGGAGGCTTACTTGGTCGGTGTGTTTGAAGATACTAATCTCTGTGCGATCCACGCTAAGAGAGTTACAatcattgttggaaattatttgttCTAA